The genomic region ATGGATTCAAGACAAGTGCCAATCCTATTTTGGCTGTAACAGGTTTGGGTTCGCTTCTTGCAGCCCCATTCGGATCACATGCTTTTAATGTGGCAGCTATTACAGCAGCGATTTGTACAGGAAAGGATGCACATGCGGATTCAACCAAACGTTATATTGCAGGTATTGCTTGTGGAATCTTTTATATTTCTGTCGGCATTTTTGGCGTAACTTTGGCTGCTCTGTTTTTGATTCTTCCTGCTACCTTTATTGCAACATTAGCGGGATTGGCCTTACTTGGAACCATCGGTGGCAGTCTTGCCAATGCATTAACGGACCCTAAGGGACGTGAAACTGCATTGATTACGTTTTTGGCGACAGCAGCGAATGTGACTTTGCTTGGTGTTGGTGGTGCATTTTGGGGACTGTTTGCAGGAATGATGGCACATCTACTGATGAATAGTAAATTTCCCAAAAAACAATTTGGAACGAATAGATAACCGTAAGGTTGGGAGGAAGCCCAAGGTGATTATCTAACACACGGAAGTCTCGTTAATTTTTCATTGAAGGTGTTCTGAGTAACGCCAACGTATTGGAAGAAACTTTAATGAATGAAGGACTCACCCTTGTATCGGGAGGAACAGATAATCATAAGCGAGTAAAAATGCAATCCCTCACGATACGGCAAGTCCTTTGGTTACGAGCGGTATTCGTTTTGGGACGCCGGCTATGACGTCCAGAGGACTTGGAGCCAGGGAAATGAAAGAAATTGCTCAGCTGATAGGGCTTGCTTTTAAAAATCCAAAGAACTCGGATGTAAAAAATCAAATATTAGGTAATGTCCGTGAAATCACTTCGCAATTTCCTCTATATGAAGGACTTAAATAGCTCAACAGCAGACACAAATAGAGCCTGCAATTGTTCCAAATGGATAACAATTGCAGGCTCGTAATTTGCTTGTTTATATTGAAACTTACTTTTTTGAACGAAGAGATATACCTTAATTGAGATTTAGAGACGCCCTAGTAGGCTATACCTACACGAGACTGTACATAGTCATCAGACATTAATTGCTGATAAGCAAACTCCGCAGTATCGATTACAGATATAGAAGTTCCGCCGTCAGGCAAATAGTCACGCTCAACCCGGTATTTACCGAGAGATTCTCCATCAAATAAGTAGGTAGGACACACGATGGTCCATTCTAACTCTGAAGCCTTGAGAATGTTGTACATCTCCAGATGCTCCTCAGCGGCTCGCGTGGACTTACGTTTGGACTCAGGGGATTGAAAACGTAGCAAGCCAGAATCCGTTCGACTTTCCAATATTCCTGCTGTACCAATGGTAATGATTCTTTTGATACGCTCCTGAGCCATAACCTCAACAATATGTCCCATGGATTGCGATAATATAGTCGTTCCGTCGGTACTTAAGGAACTAACAACGAGGTCCACACCCTGTATGGCGTGATGAATATCCTCTTTGACTAAAGCGTTTCCTTGATGCAGAACAAAATTGTCATCGTTGATTTGTACCTTTTCCGGGCTTCTAACCAGTGCGGTTACATGATGATTGGAACGTAGGGCATGAGAGACGAAATGACTTCCAACCCGTCCGGTGGCTCCTAACACTAAAATTTTCATTACAAAAAACATCCTTTCGAATCCGATTGGAGAGCATCTTCTCCATCATAATACAATCTTTGCAAGCCGATATATGCCTTCCTCAATCTGATCCTCATCCACTTTCGCAAAACCTAATATCCATCCCTTTCGATGACTCTCCAAGCAATATCTGCTAAGCGGATACACGCGTACACCTTGATCAAGGGCAGCATTCGTCAGCGCTTCTTCGTCAAATGACGTTTCAGATTCTAGAAGCATATGTAATCCCGTTTCCACACCACTTAATGTAAATCGTGAGCCTAGCCCAGAAGCAACAATGGCTTTGGTCATGACTTCGTGTCTGCGTCGATATATGTTCCGAACTCTTCTCATATGGCGCATGAAATGACCACGTTCAATAAAGTGAGTAAGCGTTAATTGTTCCATAATCGGCAGATGACGATACGTTAGTTCGTGTACTTGGGTAAGGCGATCGATGGCTATTTTGAGGCCAATGATAGCGGATAGTCGAATGCCTGGTGCAACCATTTTGGAAAAACTCATCATATAAAGCGTATTCTGAGGTTGCTGACTAAATATAGTCGGAAGCGGATCTCCACGGTACCTAAATTCGCTATCGTAGTCATCCTCAACAATCCAATATCGATGATGAGCTGCCAAGTGCATCAATTGTTGCCTGCGTGGCTCCGACATAATAACACCAACGGCGCATTGATGAGAAGGTGTGACAAATACGAGTTTTGTCTGTGGGTGAATACGATCTACACATAATCCATACTCATCAACCGGAACGGGGTCGACTTGCATCCCTCGGTATTTCATCGCCATCCAAGCGGCAGGGAAGCCGGGATCTTCTACGGAAACTCTGTCTCCCTCACTTAAGAGTGCCTGGGCAATTAAATCAATACTATGTTGTGCACCTGAGGTTAACAAGATTTGATTAACATCGATATGAATGCCTCGTTCAAGTGACAAATAACGCTGAATCTGTCCTCTTAACGCCAGTAACCCTCTGGCATC from Paenibacillus sp. FSL R5-0341 harbors:
- a CDS encoding SDR family oxidoreductase, which codes for MKILVLGATGRVGSHFVSHALRSNHHVTALVRSPEKVQINDDNFVLHQGNALVKEDIHHAIQGVDLVVSSLSTDGTTILSQSMGHIVEVMAQERIKRIITIGTAGILESRTDSGLLRFQSPESKRKSTRAAEEHLEMYNILKASELEWTIVCPTYLFDGESLGKYRVERDYLPDGGTSISVIDTAEFAYQQLMSDDYVQSRVGIAY
- a CDS encoding PLP-dependent aminotransferase family protein, whose amino-acid sequence is MLKVNRNDQRPIWQQLLDQAIHNITTGKWQPGELLLPSRELAQLIGVSRSTIQIVYEELFSRGYTVTSRRAGTRVSDWTYAPRSSEDVTMQGPIPPELPTLNESIGHLHSWFGNRDNRKIEIDFNPHEPYLDESFTKAWRQSFLQASTEPNLDLWAYGDARGLLALRGQIQRYLSLERGIHIDVNQILLTSGAQHSIDLIAQALLSEGDRVSVEDPGFPAAWMAMKYRGMQVDPVPVDEYGLCVDRIHPQTKLVFVTPSHQCAVGVIMSEPRRQQLMHLAAHHRYWIVEDDYDSEFRYRGDPLPTIFSQQPQNTLYMMSFSKMVAPGIRLSAIIGLKIAIDRLTQVHELTYRHLPIMEQLTLTHFIERGHFMRHMRRVRNIYRRRHEVMTKAIVASGLGSRFTLSGVETGLHMLLESETSFDEEALTNAALDQGVRVYPLSRYCLESHRKGWILGFAKVDEDQIEEGIYRLAKIVL